Proteins encoded within one genomic window of Triticum aestivum cultivar Chinese Spring chromosome 2D, IWGSC CS RefSeq v2.1, whole genome shotgun sequence:
- the LOC123052717 gene encoding uncharacterized protein isoform X1: MSHVLDKSNVDHGASAPARLSGNPVEVPEGLAAKLKDIISKAAMRGNYSAEPQPEVEPNVDEVGADGASEETDSDDLGVSINEIDSSQTVSSFTQTPATPEAVQRMKDLYFAVMRLRKDKNKKYVPNDLYFAVMRLRKDKNKKDEVLFENAFCKATVKQFAEFFRVGGMLNTAVAAVGIFLLHSKYQNSSKMVAPFHISQSIWKGSFDNRHLIRFFSAYADEPLDKKDIVLFGVFDPPATREGAGHYCVVALNIKHRRFELLDSWHLPGTESGIRVINRMAKNIKQLWRNGSSERKKKKLDPANIDHFRLQHAVVPQQENPTDCGFFMNELLETYDDESYVKEICPRGNNKVLIYFLIS; this comes from the exons ATGTCTCATGTGCTAGACAAATCAAATGTTGACCATGGTGCATCTGCTCCTGCGAGACTTTCAGGGAATCCTGTAGAAGTTCCCGAGGGGTTAGCTGCAAAGCTGAAAGATATAATTTCAAAAGCTGCGATGCGCGGTAATTATAGTGCTGAGCCTCAGCCTGAAGTTGAACCCAACGTTGACGAAGTTGGTGCTGATGGCGCTTCTGAGGAGACAGATAGTGATGACTTGGGAGTGTCAATAAATGAGATAG ATTCATCTCAAACAGTCTCCAGTTTTACGCAAACCCCGGCCACACCTGAAGCGGTGCAACGCATGAAGGACTTATACTTTGCTGTTATGAGGTTAAGGAAGGACAAGAATAAAAAGTATGTACCAAACGACTTATACTTTGCTGTTATGAGGTTAAGGAAGGACAAGAATAAAAA GGATGAGGTGCTGTTTGAGAATGCGTTTTGCAAAGCAACTGTCAAGCAGTTTGCTGAGTTTTTCAGAGTTGGTGGCATGCTGAACACTGCGGTTGCTGCTGTAGGAATTTTTCTTCTTCATTCGAAATACCAAAATTCTTCTAAGATGGTGGCTCCATTTCATATTTCG CAATCTATCTGGAAGGGGTCCTTTGATAATAGGCACTTGATCAGATTTTTCTCTGCCTATGCCGATGAGCCGCTGGATAAGAAGGATATTGTACTCTTTGGTGTCTTTGACCCTCCAGCTACCAGGGAAGGTGCGGGGCACTATTGTGTAGTTGCGCTAAACATTAAGCATCGTCGTTTTGAGCTGCTTGATTCTTGGCACCTTCCCGGTACTGAGAGTGGCATAAGGGTCATAAACAGGATGGCGAAGAACATTAAGCAGCTTTGGAGGAATGGCTCGTCTGAGCGCAAGAAGAAGAAGTTGGATCCGGCAAACATTGACCATTTCCGTTTGCAACATGCCGTTGTGCCCCAGCAGGAAAACCC TACCGATTGTGGTTTTTTCATGAATGAACTGCTGGAGACATATGATGATGAGagttatgtgaaggaaatatgccctagaggcaataataaagttcttatttattttcttatatcatga
- the LOC123052717 gene encoding uncharacterized protein isoform X2, which yields MSHVLDKSNVDHGASAPARLSGNPVEVPEGLAAKLKDIISKAAMRGNYSAEPQPEVEPNVDEVGADGASEETDSDDLGVSINEIDSSQTVSSFTQTPATPEAVQRMKDLYFAVMRLRKDKNKKDEVLFENAFCKATVKQFAEFFRVGGMLNTAVAAVGIFLLHSKYQNSSKMVAPFHISQSIWKGSFDNRHLIRFFSAYADEPLDKKDIVLFGVFDPPATREGAGHYCVVALNIKHRRFELLDSWHLPGTESGIRVINRMAKNIKQLWRNGSSERKKKKLDPANIDHFRLQHAVVPQQENPTDCGFFMNELLETYDDESYVKEICPRGNNKVLIYFLIS from the exons ATGTCTCATGTGCTAGACAAATCAAATGTTGACCATGGTGCATCTGCTCCTGCGAGACTTTCAGGGAATCCTGTAGAAGTTCCCGAGGGGTTAGCTGCAAAGCTGAAAGATATAATTTCAAAAGCTGCGATGCGCGGTAATTATAGTGCTGAGCCTCAGCCTGAAGTTGAACCCAACGTTGACGAAGTTGGTGCTGATGGCGCTTCTGAGGAGACAGATAGTGATGACTTGGGAGTGTCAATAAATGAGATAG ATTCATCTCAAACAGTCTCCAGTTTTACGCAAACCCCGGCCACACCTGAAGCGGTGCAACGCATGAAGGACTTATACTTTGCTGTTATGAGGTTAAGGAAGGACAAGAATAAAAA GGATGAGGTGCTGTTTGAGAATGCGTTTTGCAAAGCAACTGTCAAGCAGTTTGCTGAGTTTTTCAGAGTTGGTGGCATGCTGAACACTGCGGTTGCTGCTGTAGGAATTTTTCTTCTTCATTCGAAATACCAAAATTCTTCTAAGATGGTGGCTCCATTTCATATTTCG CAATCTATCTGGAAGGGGTCCTTTGATAATAGGCACTTGATCAGATTTTTCTCTGCCTATGCCGATGAGCCGCTGGATAAGAAGGATATTGTACTCTTTGGTGTCTTTGACCCTCCAGCTACCAGGGAAGGTGCGGGGCACTATTGTGTAGTTGCGCTAAACATTAAGCATCGTCGTTTTGAGCTGCTTGATTCTTGGCACCTTCCCGGTACTGAGAGTGGCATAAGGGTCATAAACAGGATGGCGAAGAACATTAAGCAGCTTTGGAGGAATGGCTCGTCTGAGCGCAAGAAGAAGAAGTTGGATCCGGCAAACATTGACCATTTCCGTTTGCAACATGCCGTTGTGCCCCAGCAGGAAAACCC TACCGATTGTGGTTTTTTCATGAATGAACTGCTGGAGACATATGATGATGAGagttatgtgaaggaaatatgccctagaggcaataataaagttcttatttattttcttatatcatga